The Candidatus Poribacteria bacterium region TTAACAGACGAAAACTCTCAGGCCCCTGAGCAATTAGAAGAGGCGATTATTACTCGGCTTAAGAGCAATCTTGAGCGCACATTTAGTGCTGCGTAAGTGGTATCGTCTATCCATATTCTGATCTATTATCGGGCGGGTCGCGTGCCCGCCCACTGTCTCTTATTCACTATCGTCTGTTTGTGTGTACGACTTAAGGGTCCGACGATCTATACCTAACGACTTTGCCGCTTGCACAAGAGAGCCATGTTCTTTAATCCGTCGTTGGGCAACCTTTCCTAAGATCTGATTCCGATCCATACCGCTTATCGTAATTGCATCTTCATGTCCGCCTAAAAGGGTTGATAAATGAAATGATGCCTCACGAATAACCGAGTGCTGCGTTCTCTCAGGGAGCATCCGCCAAACAGCGTTCGGTATGCCACCAAAAATCAAGATGAACTCCGTCACCGAAATCTGTGTTAGGATATGACGAACTTCCGTCGGAATAGCAGTGTTCACACCGGCGTCCGATGGACGTTCAAAGATAGCCATCTGTGGTGCAATCGCAATATCGGCAGGCAAATCACTGAGCGTTATTTCATCAGTTTTGGTGAGGATGATTGCCCTTTCAATAGCATTTCTGAGTTGACGAATATTGCCGGGCCAAGCAGCATATTTGAGGAAATTGCGAACCTCAGACGAAATCTTCATAACATTTTTTCTATATTTGGCGTTGAATTCGGAAACAAAAGCATCCACTAAAGGTAGGATATCTTCACGGTGTTCTCGCAGCGGCGGTATATGAATCTTGAAGATATTCAGACGGTAGTAAAGATCCTCTCTGAATCCGTTATCTTTTGTTCCCGGTTCAATGTTTTTGTTGGTTCCAGCGATAATGCGAGCGTTTGTTTTAATGGTCGTGTTGCCCCCGAGCCTTGTGAATTCCTGTTTCTCTAACACACGAAGAAACTGTGCCTGCACCTCAGCATTCATTTCACCGATCTCATCAAGAAAAAGTGTGCCAGTATCGGCTTGTTCAAACAGACCTTTCCGTTGATGTGTTGCCCCAGTGAACGACCCTTTCTCGTGGCCAAAGATTTCACTATGCAAAAGACTGTTATCGAATACGCTGCAGTTGATAGCTTTGAACGGTTTGTTACTTCTCGGACTCGTTTTATGTATTTCCTCTGCTATAACTTCTTTGCCAACACCCGTGTCGCCAGTAATAAGAACTGGGACTGTTGTTAGTGCAAACTGCACCACCTCGCTATAAATCTCTTGCATCGCTGCCGAGGGGAGCTTAATCGGGAGTGGCTCATCTTGCGCGCTTCTCATAGGTCAATGTCCCATGTATCTACTGTTAAAGAATGCTAAATTAACACCCAACAAAACAACGCAAATTAAATCACGATAAACTATGTCTGTAAGAGGACTTATCAAAAATACCCATCCTAATGCGGTTAAAATAGCGTACAATAAAAAATTAGTCAAGAAAAAACAAATCCATTCCAGAGCCATTCAGTTTTCCATTCTTCTTCCTCCCATTTTCCCCATCTACTATAGAAATCTTTACAGAAGTATTTCTCCACTTTTCACCCGCTTTGTAAGTGGCATGCTTTTTGCACATATATAAAATGTTAGCCTTTTTGGGTCCCCAGGGCCGGTAGATGCAGTTTAGAATTGCCCCCATAGGTATCAATTTTAGAAATAACAACCGTCGCAGATCCAGGCCGGTAGGTTCGGAATGTAATACAAGGAATGGAAATGTAATACAAGGAACGGATTTAGTCTAACCCCAGACTAAATCCCCTAACCGAACCGAGTTTTACACAGAAACCTTGAATCCTTCAGAAACCTCTTGAGTCCCCGGAGTTTATTTGCTTGGGTATTTCTTCATTATGTTTATAGCAGCCTATGGTTATAATAGCACGGAACGGAGAACAGATGACTGAAAGAGAAACTGAACAGACAAAAGAATTCGCTGACATAATCGTAGAAAAATTCAGGAATCTATTCGTGCTGGAAAGCCGCATTCTGGAAGCAAGAGAACAGGCAAGACA contains the following coding sequences:
- a CDS encoding sigma-54 dependent transcriptional regulator; amino-acid sequence: MRSAQDEPLPIKLPSAAMQEIYSEVVQFALTTVPVLITGDTGVGKEVIAEEIHKTSPRSNKPFKAINCSVFDNSLLHSEIFGHEKGSFTGATHQRKGLFEQADTGTLFLDEIGEMNAEVQAQFLRVLEKQEFTRLGGNTTIKTNARIIAGTNKNIEPGTKDNGFREDLYYRLNIFKIHIPPLREHREDILPLVDAFVSEFNAKYRKNVMKISSEVRNFLKYAAWPGNIRQLRNAIERAIILTKTDEITLSDLPADIAIAPQMAIFERPSDAGVNTAIPTEVRHILTQISVTEFILIFGGIPNAVWRMLPERTQHSVIREASFHLSTLLGGHEDAITISGMDRNQILGKVAQRRIKEHGSLVQAAKSLGIDRRTLKSYTQTDDSE